The genomic stretch TTCGGGGCGGGTGACAGCGGCGGGGGCCATTTTTCTCTCCTCGTCGGAGCGACTCTGCAATGCGGTCGCCCTCTTCGCTTCGCATCCTGCCCTAACTGACATTGGTGTCAACAGTGCGTTGCGAATCGGAACCTATCTATTGCAGAAATCGGCGCTGCGCTTGTCGGCATGCGACAATCAGGCGGTTTTCGTCCCGCCGACGTGGCCTTTCACCGCGCGCCCGGCCTTGCCGGATTTCATCACCCGGCGCTTGAACAGCAGCGCGCCGAAGCGGACGAACAGCACCACGCACAAGGCCTGCCATGCCAGCGCCAGCGCATGCGGCCACAGTGCGTCGGACTGGGCGGCCCGGGCGAGCATGGCGAAGGGCGACGACAGCGGGAAGATCGCCGCGGTCAGTTCCAGCGGAGATCCGGGCGTGGTGATCGCGGCGGCGGCCAGGAAGAACACCAGCAGCTGCATCATGGTGACGGGCATGGACAGGGTCTGCACCTCGCGCACCGTGGCCGCCATCCCGCCGATGGTCAGGAACAGCGAGCCGAGCAGCAGGTAACCCATCCCGAAATAGGCGATGCCGAGCGCGATAAATGCAGGCCAGCCCAGCGCAGGCTCCGGCAATTGTGGCAGCTGGTTGCCGAGCAGGAGAGCCGCCACTCCGCCGAAGCTCGCCCAGACTGCGATGCCGACGAAACTCACCCCCAGCATGGCGAAAAGCTTGCCAAGGAACACTGCGTCCATCGGGATGGCCGCGGCGAGGACTTCGATGACCTTGTTGGCCTTCTCTTCGACCAAGTTGGACAGCACCATGCCGGCCAGCAACATCATCAGCAGGAACAGCAAGAGCTGACCGGCCTGCGCGGTGCGGATGCGCTCGCTGCGCGACGTGGCGGCGCTGGAGGCCACCGGCTCCGTCACGATTTCTGGAAAGCTGCTCGGAGAGGTGCCGGTGGCGGTTGCCGCCAGCAGGGCGACGGGACCGCGCCAGCGCTCGATCTGGTCCTCCGGTGCCGTGACCACCGGCGCTTCGAGCGATCCGGTGACCACTGCCGCAAAGTTCGCGCCTCCGCGCTTCAATATGTCTGCCGGGGCCTCCCCGCTCGCATCGGGCACGAGGCGCGGCAGCGCATAGCGGACCTGATCCGAGAGCGCTGCGGAAGCGGACTGGAGCGCCGCCGTGTCGGCCTCGCTCATGGCAACCGCCACCAGATTGGTCGCCGCATCGCGCTGGACCTGGCCGCCGATACCGCCCGCCAGCGCACCGATGACCAGCGGGAACAGCGGGCCGAGCAGGAAGAAAAAGAACGCGCGGCTGAATAGGATCGCGCGGAAATCGCGGCGGGCTACGACGCGCGCAGCTTCGAACAGCGAGAGGCGGGTGGTATCGCTCATCGGCCAGTCTCCAGCGCGTTGTCTTCGGCAAGGGCGCGGGCTGCGGCCTCACCGGCGATTTCGACGAAGGCGTCGTGCAGTCCCGCGCGCTCGATCGAGAGCGAGAGAATGCCCGCGCCGCCGTCGATCAGGTGCTTGAGCAGCGTTTCGATCCCGCTGTCGGGGACTGGGAAGTACCAGAAGTGATTGCCGCCTGCTTTCGCGTCGTGGCGCGCATCGCCCGGCAGGGCGGAGCGCCAGTCGCCGGTGTCGACCCTCGTTTCCAGCCTTACCTGCGCCGGAATCCGGTCGCGTGCCGCGTCGACCGATCCGGCATAGGGCACCTTGCCGCCCGCGACGATCGCGACCTCGTCGCACAGGCGCTCGGCATGATGGATGACGTGGGTCGAGAAAATCACCGTGGTCCCGCTCTGCGCGAGTTCGCGGATCATTACCTCAAGCTTGCCCTGGTTAATCGCATCGAGCCCGCTGAACGGTTCGTCGAACACCACCAGCTTCGGGCGGTGCACCAGCGTGCCGAGCAATTGCACGGTTTGCGCCATGCCCTTCGACAGCTGCCGGATCTGGCGGTCGACGGCATAACCGAGGCCGTGCCGTTCGAGCAGGTCGCGCCCGCGCGCCTTGCCCTCGTCCAGCGGCAGGCCGCGCAAGGCACCGAGGAAGGCGATGGCCTCGTCGCATTTCATCGCCGGGTAGAGCCCGCGTTCTTCCGGCAGATAGCCGATAAGCTTGGCGACTTCGTGCGGGCGGTCGTGGCCGAACACACGGCGCACACCCTCGTCCGGGTCGATGATGCCCAGCAGCATGCGCAGCGTGGTCGTCTTGCCTGCGCCGTTCGGGCCGAGGATGCCGTAGATCGCGCCTTCGGGCACGGAGATGTCCACCCCGTCCACCGCCAGCGTGTCGTCGAAACGCTTGACGAGGCCGCGCGCTTCGATGGCGAGTTTCGCCGCGGGGTCTGCAGGGGGTCGCGTCATGAAGCCGGTCTCGGTAAGCATCGTGTCAATCTAGTCCTCGCCAGTGAACGGAGCATAGGTGACCGGGGTTAATTCGCAGTTGCAGGCGGACTTGCGCGAGGAAGCGGCGCGGCTGGGCTTCGTCGCCTGCGGTTTTACCTCGGCCGCGCCCGATCCTGTGCGCGCCGAGCGGCTTGAGGAATTCCTGGGCGAAGGCCGCCACGGCTCGATGGAATGGATGGAGGCGCGAAAGGCCCAGCGTGCATCGCCGCAGGGGCTCTGGCCCGAGGCGCGGAGCGTCATTGCGCTCGGCATGAGTTACGCGCCCGATGGCGATCCGCTGGCGCTGGAGAGCGAACCGGAGAAGGCACGTGTTTCGGTCTATGCGCAGGGGCGCGACTATCACGATGTGGTCAAGAAGGCGCTGAAGGCTCTCGCCCGCTGGCTTATCGCGCGGGAGCCGGAGAGCGAGCTCAAGGTCTTCGTCGACACCGCGCCGGTGATGGAAAAGCCGCTGGGCGAGGCGGCGGGGATCGGCTGGCAGGGCAAGCACACCAATCTGGTCAGTCGCGAGCACGGCAGCTGGCTGTTCCTCGGCGCGATCTATTCGACTCTGCAATTTGAGCCCGACGAGCCGCATGCCGATCGCTGCGGCAATTGCCGCGCCTGCCAGGATGCATGCCCGACCGATGCTTTTCCGAGTCCGTACCGGCTCGATGCGCGGCGCTGCATTTCCTACCTCACCATCGAGCACAAGGGGCCGATCCCGGAGGAATTCCGGACCGCGCTCGGCAATCGTATCTACGGCTGCGACGACTGCCTTGCCGTGTGCCCGTGGAACAAGTTCGCCGATGCCGCGCACCGTCACCTGAAGCTCGCTCCGCGCGAGGAGCTGGTCGCGCCGGACCTCGCAACATTCCTGCAGTTCGACGACGCCGGCTTCCGCCAGTTCTTTTCCGGATCGCCGATCAAGCGGATCGGGCGGGATCGCTTCGTGCGCAACTGCCTCTATGCGGCGGGCAATAGCGGACAGGCGGCGCTGATCCCGATGGTGCAAGCTCTGGCCGAGGATCCCGACCCGGCAGTGGCCGAAGCTGCGCGCTGGGCGCTGGTCAGCTTGACGCCATCTCCTTGAGCTGCGTCTCGCTATCGGCGAGCAGTTCCGGATCGATCTGCGCGCGGTCGACCACCAGCTTGCGGCCCTGGACGTAATCCTTGACCGAATTCACGCAGTCGAGCGCAATTACGCGGCCCTCTTTCAGATAGACCACGCTGAATTTCGATGCTGCCGGATCGCCGCGCAGTACGGTGCTGTCGTAGCCGTTGGAGATGCCGACGGTCTGGAGCTTCAAATCGTACTGGTTGGACCAGAACCATGGCACCGCGTTGTAGTCCTGCTTGTCGCCCATGATCGCCTTGGCGGCACAGCTTGCCATGTCGTTGGCATTCTGCACCGATTCCAGCCGCAGCACGGCATTGTCGGCGAAGGGGTTGGCATGGCTGGCGCAGTCGCCGATCGCATAGATATCGTCGAGCGTCGTGCGGCAAAAGCTGTCGATATCCACGCCGTTGCTGCCCGCCGCGCCGGCCGCGATCAGCGGACCGACGGAGGGAACGATGCCGATGCCGACAAGCACCACGTCGCAGGCGATCCGCTCGCCATCGGCAGTGACGACTTCGCCGGCCTTGCCGTCCTGCACCTCGATCCGCTCGACCGCCGTATCCAGCCGGAGGTCGACGCCCTGGGCGCGGTGATAGTCGGCATAGAAATCCGACAGTTCCGGACCCGCGACGCGCGCCAATACGCGGTCGAGCATCTCCAGCACGGTGACTTCGCAGCCCAGCTTGCGCAGGACGGCCGCCGCTTCCAGCCCGATATAACCCGCACCGACGATAACAGCGCGTCGCGCCCCACCGTCGATCTCGGCCTTCAGCGCATCGACGTCGCGCCGCGTGCGGACATAATGGATGCCCTCCGCATCGCAGCCGGGGCAAGACAGGCGCCGTGCGTCGCCGCCACCGGCCCAAATCAGCTTGCGGTAGGTTACCGCGCTGTCGTCCGACAGCGAAAGCTCGTGCCGCACCGGGTCGATCTCGTTGACGTTGTAGCCAAGCCGCAGGTCGATATTCTTTTCGGCCCAGAATTTCTCGGGCCGGATCATGATCCGCTCGAACGGCTTGTCGCCGGCGAGATATTCCTTCGACAGCGGCGGGCGCTCGTAGGGTGGATTACGGTCGCGGCTGACCATGAGGATGCTGTCCTCATGGCCGTTCTGGCGCAAGGCGATCGCGGCCTGGGCACCGCCGTGCCCCGAACCCACTATGACGACGTCGTAATGCTCCATCGGCGCTGTGGCTGGCGGGAAAACGCCTGCCGGTCAAGCGTAGCGGCGCCGGGGGCGCTACCGTCCCAGAAGGTTGCGCGCCATGCTGGCCACTTGTGCGAGCATGGCCGGAGCGACCGGCGACTGCGCCTGCGCGCGGGCGATCATCGTGCGGAACCCGCGCACCGCCACATCCTGTTCGTCGGCCCATTTCTCCACCGTGCCGGGCATGTCCTTCTTCGCATCCTTGCGGCGCGAGAGGCGGCGCAGGAGTTCCAGCCGCATCTGCTGGAAATCGCGGGCGAGGCCCGAAACAAGCAGGCGCTCCCAAACATCCGATGGGCTCATCATCGCAGCGGTCGACTGAGCCCAGTCGAGGCCGAGACGGCGCCCGATTTCGGTGAAGCCGAGCGTGAGGCCCTTCGGCTCGATACCCGTGTCGCTGGCCAGCTGGGCCAGGCCGACCGACCCGTCGAGGTCGTAGAGATGGCTCACCCGGGCGGCGAATTTCTCCGGCGCGCCCGCTTCGGTCAATTGCGCCTCGAGGCGCGCGGATTGCTGGCGCGATTCGGCCGACAGCAACTGGTCGGTCGCTTCTGCAAGCACGCGAACGCCCTTGCCCAGTTCGGCAACGAGTGCGCTCGGATCGACCTTGCCCGACGCGCTGCGCAGCACGTCGGACATGAGATTGCCGACCGCTGCGGCCAGCCGGTCGAACAGCGTCAAGCGCGCCTGTTCCGACATGTCTGCCACATCGATTTGCGCCCATAATTCCTCGAGGCCGAACAGCTCCTCGCACGCCACGAACGCCGCGGCGACCTGCGACAGTTCGACGCCCTCTTCCTCGGCCAGTTCGAAGGGATGGATCGTGCCCAGCCGATTGACGATCTGATTGGCGAGCTTGGTCGCGATGATCTCGCGGCGCAGCCGGTGGCCCGCGATCTGCGCCTTGAACTTCTTTCGCATCGGCTCGGGGAAGGCTTCGAACAGCGTACTTTCGAGCAGCTTGTCGTCGGGCAGGTCGCTATCCTCGATGGCCGCCTGCAGCACCAATTTGGTGGACGACAGCAGCACGGCGAGCTCCGGACGGGTCAGTCCCTGCCCGTCGGCCGCGCGGCGAAGCAGCGTCTGGTCGTCGGCCAGCCCTTCGGTTCGCCGGTCGAGATTGCCGCCGGCTTCCAGCGTTTCGATGATGTGCCGCTGCGATGCCATCGCGCGGTCGCCGCCGATCTCGGCAATCGAAAGCGCGAGCGCCTGGAGGCGATTGTCTTCCAGCACGAGGTCGGCGACTTCCTCGGTCATCGATTCGAGCAGTTCGACGCGCTTGGGTTCCGAAAGCTTGCCCGCGCGCTTGGCGGCAGCGAGCGCGATCTTGATATTGACCTCGTTGTCCGAGCAATCGACCCCGGCCGAATTATCGATGAAGTCGGTATTGCTGCGCCCGCCGATGTGGGCGAATTCGATTCGTCCCGCCTGCGTAATGCCGAGGTTCGCGCCCTCGCCGATCACCTTGGCGCGCAGTTCGCGCCCGTCCACGCGCAGCGCATCGTTGGCCGGGTCGCCGACCTGCACGTTGTTCTCGTGCGCTGCCTTGATGTAGGTGCCGATGCCGCCGAACCAGATCAGGTCGACCGGCGCTTTCAGGATCGCGCTGATCAGGGCCTCGGGCTCGATCTCGTCCTGTTCGATGTCGAGCTTGGCCTGCATCGTCTTCGACAGCTTGATGGTCTTCGCATCGCGCGGGAACACCCCGCCGCCGCGCGAGATCAGGTCGCTGTCGTAATCCTCCCAGCTCGATCGCGGCAGGTCGAACAGGCGCTTCCTCTCCTTCCAGCTTTTCGCCGGATCGGGATCGGGATCGAGAAAAATGTGCCGGTGGTCGAAGGCAGCCACCAGCTTGATCGCCTTGGACAGCAGCATGCCGTTGCCGAACACATCGCCCGACATGTCACCGCAGCCGACGACCTCGATGGGGTCGCTCTGCACGTCGACACCCATTTCGAGGAAATGCCGCTGGACCGATACCCAGGCGCCGCGGGCGGTGATGCCCATGGCCTTGTGGTCGTAGCCCTTGGAGCCGCCGCTGGCGAAGGCATCGTCGAGCCAGAAATCCCGGCTTTCCGCGATGGCATTTGCTACGTCGGAGAAGGTGGCCGTGCCCTTGTCGGCAGCGACCACGAAATACGGGTCCTCGCCATCGGTGATGACGACGTCTTCTGGATGCACGACCTTGTCGTTGACGATATTGTCGGTGACCGACAGCAGCGTGCGGATGAAAATCTCGTAGCTGGTGCGCCCTTCCAGCGCCCAGCCCTCGCGGTCGATGGCAGGGTTGGGCAGCTGCTTGGGATAGAAACCGCCTTTCGCGCCGGTCGGCACGATCACCGCGTTCTTCACGCGCTGCGCCTTCATCAGGCCGAGGATTTCGGTGCGGAAGTCGTCGCGCCGGTCGGACCAGCGCAGGCCGCCGCGCGCCACCGGGCCGGCGCGCAAATGAATGCCTTCGATGCGGCGCGAATAGACGAAGATCTCGCGATAGGGGATAGGCTTGGGCAGGCCCGGCACGCGGGCACTGTCGATCTTGAAGCCGAGCGCCTCGCCTGCCGCCGGAGCGAAAGCATTGGTCCGCAGGATCGCGTCGATCAGCGAATTGTAGAGCCGAAGCAGGCGGTCGTCGTTGATCGCCTTTACCTTGGACAGGCCGCGCTTGATCGCGGCGCGTGCATCCTCGATCGCCTGTTCGCGGCCGCTGCCGAAATCGGGATCGTGCCGAGCGGTGAACAGCGCCACCAGAGCGCGAGTCACATCGGGTGCGGCGGCCAGCGCATCGACCACCGTGTAGATGGTGAAGCCCATGCCGACCTGCCGCAGATAGCGATAGAAGGCGCGCAGCCAGTTGGCCTCGCGCGCGGACAGGCCGGCTTCGGGCACAAGCCGGTTGAAGACGTCGTTCTCCGCCTCGCCATTGAGCACTGCTGCGATCGCTTCCTCGATCGCGTCGGCGCGTTCGACCAGCGCGGCCGGATCGCCGCCCGGCTTCAGCTCCAGCCGGAAGTCGTGGATCGTGCCGAGCCGCCCGTCGTCGAGCACGGTCGGCATTTCCGACTGCACGTGAAACCCGAAGTTTTCCAGCGCGGGTACGCCCTCGGACAACGGCAGGCTGCCTTCGGACTGATAGAGCTTCAGGCGCAGGCAGGTTTCGGCTTCCCGCTCGCACTGATACATGCGCGCACCGCGGGCGATCTCTTCGCTTTCGGCGCTGGCGCCAAGCCGGTGCAGCCGCACGATATCGAGCGCGGCTTCCTGCGGCCCGAACCGGCCGCGGAAGGCAGTCGGGAAACTTTCGGCAAAGCGCATGGCCAGCGCGGCGGCACGCGGCGGTTCCTCGGTCTGGCCGAGTTCCGCCTCGACCGCTTCGCTCCAGCCGCGCAGCAATGTCTGCAGGCGCTCCTCAAGGGTCACTTCATCGGGTGCGCCGGAGCCGTCGCGGATGTCGAGGACGAAGCGCAGCGTAGCGACATTGCCGCCTTCGACCTCGAGGCTCCAATCGAGCAGGCGCGCAGCGGCGGTGTCTTCCAGCAGGGCCTGGATCTCTAGCCTGACCTGCGTCGCCAGCATGTCGCGCGGCAGCCAGACGAAGGCGAAGAGGTGGCGCGCCAGCGGGGCCTCCACCAGTGCCAGACGCGGGCGGGGGCGGTCGACCAGGCTCATCATGGTCGTCGCGACGCGATCGACGTCCTCTTCCTGAAAACCGATCATCAGGTCGTGGGGCAGCGTGGTCAGCGCATGCACCAGCGCCTTGCCCGCATGGCCGCCCTCGTCGAAGCCATAGCGATCGTAGAGCCGCTGCAGCTGCTCGCGCAGGCGCGGGACGGCGCGGGGCGGGGCAGCGAGGGCGGCGCTGGTCCATACCCCTGCATGGAGCGAAAGCGCCACCAGCTTGCCACCTTCCCGCAGCGGCACGATCAGCACGTCCAGCGGGACCCGCCGGTGGACCCTGCTCAAATGATTGGCCTTGATGACCAGCGGCACGCGGGTGTTCTTTGTGTCGTCGAACCACGCGAAGGCGCGGTCGAAAGACGCTTCGGCGAGCAATTGTTCGGTGCTTGTGCGGCAGATGCCCAGCGGATCGTCCTGCGTGCCGTCGCGGTGGCGGGTCACGTGGCCGAGCTGCGTCAGCATGCCCGAATTGAGCCATTCGAGCAGCGCCGCCCCCTCTTCATCGACATCGGCGATGCGATTGGCATCGGCGGCCATGGCGGCTTGCAGTTTCGGCCAGTCTTTCACAGCGGCGCGAACGTCCTTCAGCGTCTCGACGATGCTATCCTCGAGCTGGCGGCGCGTCTTCGCATCGACCCGCGCGGTTTCGAGGTAGATCATCGATTCCCAATAGGCATCCTCCGGATCGCCCTCGGGGATGGCTTTGAGCACGCAATCCTTCTTGCGCTCCACCGGGACGACCGGGTGGACGAGATGGTCGATCGAGAGGCCGAGCGCCGCAATCGCCGCAGCCAGCGAATCGACGAGGAAGGGCATGTCGTCATTGACGATGGCGATGCGCGTGAAGCGGCGGTCTTCGGTCGCGCTTTCGACATGGATGGCAGGCTCGCCGAATTCGCGCTGATAGGCCGTTTCGCCGAGGAAACGCGCGGCCTCGTCCATCTTCGCGTCGGTAATCGGCGTATCGCCGCGCAGCAGCGACTGGCGCATGCGCTCCACCAGCTCGGCGTGCAGTTTCTTGGACAATGTGCCGGATTTCGCTTTGGCGGCGCTCTTCGAACCCATGGGGACCTCTCGCAGGATCGCGTAGTATCGTTACTTCGCCGCGCAATTTTCGACTCATGCGGCGAAGATGTCAGAGGCCGCGCCTAGGCCCCTTGTCGGCGCGTCGCAAGGTGGCACATGCGCAGACGTGCATTCCTATGCGGAACGGCGGGTTACGCTACGGCGCGTAAGGGCTGGAGCGCGTCCATCGCGAGTTCGAGCGACCGGATGCGCGCCGCAGGGTCATAAGTGCTGCCGCCGAAAACGATCTCGTCCGCACCGGTACGCGCGACGAAGCTCTCGACCGTGTCGCGGGCCATTGCGGGCGTGCCGATCGCGCTCGCCTGGCCGATGTGGGCGAGCATGGCCTGCGCCTGAGGGGGGAGGCTATCGCGGAAGTTCTCGCGCGGCGGGGGCAGCTTTCCGGGCCGCCCGGTGCGCAGCGCGACGAAGGCCTGCAACTGCGAGCTGGCGAGATATTCGGCTTCGGCCTCACTGTCGGCGACGAACAGGTTCATCGCCGCCATGACATGCGGCTTCTCGCAAGCCTCGGATGGCTGGAAATCGCGGCGATATAGTTCAAGCGCGGCATCGAGGTGATCGGGCGCAAAATGGCTGGCGAAGGCGTAGGGCAGGCCGAGTTTCGCGGCCAGCTGCGCGCCGAACAGGCTCGATCCGAGCATCCAGAATTCGGGCTCTGCGCCGCGTCCGGGTGTGGGGTGGATCGCCCCTTCGCCCTTCATCAGCGCCATCAACTCGACGACGTCCTGCGGGAACATCTCGGCGGCGCGGTGCAGGTCCTTGCGCAGCGCCCGCTGCAATTCCGGTCCCGCCCCCGGTGCGCGACCAAGGCCCAGGTCGATGCGGCCGGGAAACAGCGCGTCGAGCGTGCCGAATTGCTCGGCGATCTGGAACGGCGTGTGGTTCGGCAGCATGATGCCGCCCGATCCGATGCGGATGGTGCTGGTGGCATTGCCGATATGCGCGAGCACGACCGAGGTCGCACCGCCGGCAATGCCTTCCATCGCGTGATGCTCGGCAACCCAGAAGCGTTTGCAGCCCGCGGCCTCGGCAGCTTTCGCAAGGTCGGTCGCGGCGGTGAGCGCATCGCCGACGCTGCCGCCTTCGCGAACGGGGACGAGGTCGAGGACGGAAAAATCGGTCATTGGGCAAGTTGCTCCAGATAGGCGCGGGCGCGGTCGGCTTCTGTGCTTTCGGGTGCGACCAGCAGGACCGATTCGAAGCTGCGCCGCGCGTCGTCGTCGCGGCCGGACAGGGCGGCGATCACGCCGGCCTCAAGCCCGATCACCGGGTTGCGCGGATCGATTTCGGCAGCACGCTCGATCTGCAGCTGCGCCTCGCCCAGCCGATCAAGGCGGCGGGAAAGAGTTGCGGACAGCAACCATGCGCGCGCATTGGCCGGGTCCTCTGCGCGGGCCGAGGCGAGCGCCTCTGCCGCATCCTCCTGACGACCCGCCGCCACGAGCGCACGGGCGCGGTCGACATGGAGACTCGCTGCGAGAGCGCCGTCGCCCGCTGCCGTCGCATGGGTGATGGCCTGCGCGAACAGCGGCTCGGCAGTGGCGGGCTTGTCGTCGGCTAGCGCGGCATTGCCGGCCATCGCCCCCAGCCGGGCACGGTAGGCGGGCAGGGTATCCGGCGCTTCGGCACTGGCAGTCTCGAAGATCGTGCGCGCCTCTTCGTATCGCTCCAGTCTCACCAGCCCCAGCCCGAGACAATGGGCCGACTGCGCCAGTTCGAGATCGCTTTCCACCTGCACGCGCCAGGCCTGCGCGAAATCGAGCGCCTCTTCCGGCTCGCCGGTCGTCAGCGCCAGGCACCGCGAGAGATATTCGCTGCGCGGGGACGGCGTCGTTTCGATAATATCGGCAGTCTCGCGCTGCGGGCGATTCGCCAGCTCATCGGGCA from Qipengyuania profundimaris encodes the following:
- a CDS encoding LLM class flavin-dependent oxidoreductase yields the protein MTDFSVLDLVPVREGGSVGDALTAATDLAKAAEAAGCKRFWVAEHHAMEGIAGGATSVVLAHIGNATSTIRIGSGGIMLPNHTPFQIAEQFGTLDALFPGRIDLGLGRAPGAGPELQRALRKDLHRAAEMFPQDVVELMALMKGEGAIHPTPGRGAEPEFWMLGSSLFGAQLAAKLGLPYAFASHFAPDHLDAALELYRRDFQPSEACEKPHVMAAMNLFVADSEAEAEYLASSQLQAFVALRTGRPGKLPPPRENFRDSLPPQAQAMLAHIGQASAIGTPAMARDTVESFVARTGADEIVFGGSTYDPAARIRSLELAMDALQPLRAVA
- a CDS encoding ABC transporter ATP-binding protein — translated: MLTETGFMTRPPADPAAKLAIEARGLVKRFDDTLAVDGVDISVPEGAIYGILGPNGAGKTTTLRMLLGIIDPDEGVRRVFGHDRPHEVAKLIGYLPEERGLYPAMKCDEAIAFLGALRGLPLDEGKARGRDLLERHGLGYAVDRQIRQLSKGMAQTVQLLGTLVHRPKLVVFDEPFSGLDAINQGKLEVMIRELAQSGTTVIFSTHVIHHAERLCDEVAIVAGGKVPYAGSVDAARDRIPAQVRLETRVDTGDWRSALPGDARHDAKAGGNHFWYFPVPDSGIETLLKHLIDGGAGILSLSIERAGLHDAFVEIAGEAAARALAEDNALETGR
- a CDS encoding NAD(P)/FAD-dependent oxidoreductase; translation: MEHYDVVIVGSGHGGAQAAIALRQNGHEDSILMVSRDRNPPYERPPLSKEYLAGDKPFERIMIRPEKFWAEKNIDLRLGYNVNEIDPVRHELSLSDDSAVTYRKLIWAGGGDARRLSCPGCDAEGIHYVRTRRDVDALKAEIDGGARRAVIVGAGYIGLEAAAVLRKLGCEVTVLEMLDRVLARVAGPELSDFYADYHRAQGVDLRLDTAVERIEVQDGKAGEVVTADGERIACDVVLVGIGIVPSVGPLIAAGAAGSNGVDIDSFCRTTLDDIYAIGDCASHANPFADNAVLRLESVQNANDMASCAAKAIMGDKQDYNAVPWFWSNQYDLKLQTVGISNGYDSTVLRGDPAASKFSVVYLKEGRVIALDCVNSVKDYVQGRKLVVDRAQIDPELLADSETQLKEMASS
- a CDS encoding NAD-glutamate dehydrogenase; the protein is MGSKSAAKAKSGTLSKKLHAELVERMRQSLLRGDTPITDAKMDEAARFLGETAYQREFGEPAIHVESATEDRRFTRIAIVNDDMPFLVDSLAAAIAALGLSIDHLVHPVVPVERKKDCVLKAIPEGDPEDAYWESMIYLETARVDAKTRRQLEDSIVETLKDVRAAVKDWPKLQAAMAADANRIADVDEEGAALLEWLNSGMLTQLGHVTRHRDGTQDDPLGICRTSTEQLLAEASFDRAFAWFDDTKNTRVPLVIKANHLSRVHRRVPLDVLIVPLREGGKLVALSLHAGVWTSAALAAPPRAVPRLREQLQRLYDRYGFDEGGHAGKALVHALTTLPHDLMIGFQEEDVDRVATTMMSLVDRPRPRLALVEAPLARHLFAFVWLPRDMLATQVRLEIQALLEDTAAARLLDWSLEVEGGNVATLRFVLDIRDGSGAPDEVTLEERLQTLLRGWSEAVEAELGQTEEPPRAAALAMRFAESFPTAFRGRFGPQEAALDIVRLHRLGASAESEEIARGARMYQCEREAETCLRLKLYQSEGSLPLSEGVPALENFGFHVQSEMPTVLDDGRLGTIHDFRLELKPGGDPAALVERADAIEEAIAAVLNGEAENDVFNRLVPEAGLSAREANWLRAFYRYLRQVGMGFTIYTVVDALAAAPDVTRALVALFTARHDPDFGSGREQAIEDARAAIKRGLSKVKAINDDRLLRLYNSLIDAILRTNAFAPAAGEALGFKIDSARVPGLPKPIPYREIFVYSRRIEGIHLRAGPVARGGLRWSDRRDDFRTEILGLMKAQRVKNAVIVPTGAKGGFYPKQLPNPAIDREGWALEGRTSYEIFIRTLLSVTDNIVNDKVVHPEDVVITDGEDPYFVVAADKGTATFSDVANAIAESRDFWLDDAFASGGSKGYDHKAMGITARGAWVSVQRHFLEMGVDVQSDPIEVVGCGDMSGDVFGNGMLLSKAIKLVAAFDHRHIFLDPDPDPAKSWKERKRLFDLPRSSWEDYDSDLISRGGGVFPRDAKTIKLSKTMQAKLDIEQDEIEPEALISAILKAPVDLIWFGGIGTYIKAAHENNVQVGDPANDALRVDGRELRAKVIGEGANLGITQAGRIEFAHIGGRSNTDFIDNSAGVDCSDNEVNIKIALAAAKRAGKLSEPKRVELLESMTEEVADLVLEDNRLQALALSIAEIGGDRAMASQRHIIETLEAGGNLDRRTEGLADDQTLLRRAADGQGLTRPELAVLLSSTKLVLQAAIEDSDLPDDKLLESTLFEAFPEPMRKKFKAQIAGHRLRREIIATKLANQIVNRLGTIHPFELAEEEGVELSQVAAAFVACEELFGLEELWAQIDVADMSEQARLTLFDRLAAAVGNLMSDVLRSASGKVDPSALVAELGKGVRVLAEATDQLLSAESRQQSARLEAQLTEAGAPEKFAARVSHLYDLDGSVGLAQLASDTGIEPKGLTLGFTEIGRRLGLDWAQSTAAMMSPSDVWERLLVSGLARDFQQMRLELLRRLSRRKDAKKDMPGTVEKWADEQDVAVRGFRTMIARAQAQSPVAPAMLAQVASMARNLLGR
- the queG gene encoding tRNA epoxyqueuosine(34) reductase QueG, producing the protein MTGVNSQLQADLREEAARLGFVACGFTSAAPDPVRAERLEEFLGEGRHGSMEWMEARKAQRASPQGLWPEARSVIALGMSYAPDGDPLALESEPEKARVSVYAQGRDYHDVVKKALKALARWLIAREPESELKVFVDTAPVMEKPLGEAAGIGWQGKHTNLVSREHGSWLFLGAIYSTLQFEPDEPHADRCGNCRACQDACPTDAFPSPYRLDARRCISYLTIEHKGPIPEEFRTALGNRIYGCDDCLAVCPWNKFADAAHRHLKLAPREELVAPDLATFLQFDDAGFRQFFSGSPIKRIGRDRFVRNCLYAAGNSGQAALIPMVQALAEDPDPAVAEAARWALVSLTPSP
- a CDS encoding tetratricopeptide repeat protein, with amino-acid sequence MSALALLIMQVGPNPSVGAIPDVPDELANRPQRETADIIETTPSPRSEYLSRCLALTTGEPEEALDFAQAWRVQVESDLELAQSAHCLGLGLVRLERYEEARTIFETASAEAPDTLPAYRARLGAMAGNAALADDKPATAEPLFAQAITHATAAGDGALAASLHVDRARALVAAGRQEDAAEALASARAEDPANARAWLLSATLSRRLDRLGEAQLQIERAAEIDPRNPVIGLEAGVIAALSGRDDDARRSFESVLLVAPESTEADRARAYLEQLAQ
- a CDS encoding ABC transporter permease; this translates as MSDTTRLSLFEAARVVARRDFRAILFSRAFFFFLLGPLFPLVIGALAGGIGGQVQRDAATNLVAVAMSEADTAALQSASAALSDQVRYALPRLVPDASGEAPADILKRGGANFAAVVTGSLEAPVVTAPEDQIERWRGPVALLAATATGTSPSSFPEIVTEPVASSAATSRSERIRTAQAGQLLLFLLMMLLAGMVLSNLVEEKANKVIEVLAAAIPMDAVFLGKLFAMLGVSFVGIAVWASFGGVAALLLGNQLPQLPEPALGWPAFIALGIAYFGMGYLLLGSLFLTIGGMAATVREVQTLSMPVTMMQLLVFFLAAAAITTPGSPLELTAAIFPLSSPFAMLARAAQSDALWPHALALAWQALCVVLFVRFGALLFKRRVMKSGKAGRAVKGHVGGTKTA